CTTGCCCCAAGAAAAATTCCGGCCAGTTTCTCACCAGGAAGGTTGCCTCTCCGATCTCTGTAAATTGTAAGTAAGATCTCTTTCATGATCATTTTCATCTATGAGAATGGCCTGAGTATCAAAATTACATGTCCTTGTTTAGAATTTTGCCTGTCTGATAGCTGATGAGAGCATTTTGGTTGAGTAGGTTCCCTCTCGGATTCATGGAAGCCACTGGACGATGATGCTGATCTCTTCAAGGATTGTGTCAATAACTCTACAGCAGATGCTGACTGGAGAGAATTCAGGGCAAGGCTTGTTGCTGGGGAAGAAGCTGCAACATCCGAGAAGGACCCTTCCTCGTGGTCTAACCCGGACATGGTGGTGGACTATCCGTCATCATCGTCTTCACTGATCACAATAGGAACCAAATGGGCACATAAGATCCATGAGCCAGAGACAGGCTGCCTTCTAATCGCCACAGAGAAGCTAGATGGTGTCCACATCTTCGAAAATACAGTGATCCTCCTCCTCTCTGTTGGACCATCAGGTCCTATTGGAGTCATCCTCAACCGTCCATCGCTTATGTCGATTAAGGAGACGAAGTCAACGGTTCTAGACATGGCAGGAACGTTTTCAGATAAGAGACTCTTCTTTGGTGGACCTTTGGAAGAAGGGTTGTTCTTGG
The Camelina sativa cultivar DH55 chromosome 6, Cs, whole genome shotgun sequence genome window above contains:
- the LOC104790559 gene encoding uncharacterized protein LOC104790559 yields the protein MEACFLTSRSLSGNKELVPFIKSRIFSCPKKNSGQFLTRKVASPISVNCSLSDSWKPLDDDADLFKDCVNNSTADADWREFRARLVAGEEAATSEKDPSSWSNPDMVVDYPSSSSSLITIGTKWAHKIHEPETGCLLIATEKLDGVHIFENTVILLLSVGPSGPIGVILNRPSLMSIKETKSTVLDMAGTFSDKRLFFGGPLEEGLFLVSPRSGGDNEVGKSGVFRQVMKGLYYGTRESVGLAAEMVKRNLVGRSELRFFDGYCGWEKEQLKAEILGGYWTVAACSSSVVELGSAVKSHGLRDEVLGLIGPQTGSVI